The following coding sequences lie in one Variovorax terrae genomic window:
- a CDS encoding ester cyclase encodes MNKEEQNKAVVGRWFTEFWGKNPNLAVIEDIAAPNMLLQYSLHEPRRGRADIRAFMTDFRKAFPDLHFWGTADLIAEGDYVVGQWEGGGTHTGPAHDDFLIGGLPAATGRKMHFTGTTVLKVIDGKIVEERGLDDGVTALTQLGLIKATAKSGDA; translated from the coding sequence ATGAACAAAGAAGAGCAAAACAAGGCCGTCGTCGGCCGTTGGTTCACCGAATTCTGGGGCAAGAATCCCAACCTGGCGGTCATCGAAGACATCGCCGCACCCAACATGCTGCTCCAGTATTCGCTGCACGAGCCCCGCCGTGGCCGCGCGGACATCAGGGCGTTCATGACTGACTTCCGCAAGGCATTCCCCGACCTCCATTTCTGGGGCACGGCCGATCTGATCGCTGAAGGCGACTACGTGGTGGGCCAGTGGGAAGGTGGCGGCACCCATACGGGCCCGGCTCACGATGACTTCCTGATCGGTGGCCTGCCCGCCGCAACCGGCCGCAAGATGCACTTCACCGGCACCACGGTGCTGAAAGTGATCGACGGCAAGATCGTGGAAGAACGAGGTCTGGACGATGGCGTCACCGCGCTGACCCAGCTCGGCCTGATCAAGGCTACCGCCAAGAGCGGCGACGCTTGA
- a CDS encoding 2OG-Fe(II) oxygenase, producing MKAAASHDLALTLEACDWANIGRSLDAHGNAVLPGLLTAEQCDALAALYCREEGYRTRIVMARHGFGRGEYKYFAYPLPPLLDQLRHALYPRLAPIANRWNLQLGIDVQYPGDLAAFLQRCHQAGQTRPTPLILQYGEGDYNCLHQDLYGEHVFPLQVVILLSEPGRDFSGGEFVMTEISAQGRRADVVALRQGDAVVFTVNQRPAPSSRPGRRGTRKVAMRHGVSRIRSGQRHTVGLIFHDAR from the coding sequence ATGAAAGCCGCAGCGAGTCACGACCTGGCCCTGACGCTCGAGGCCTGCGACTGGGCGAACATCGGGCGTTCGCTCGACGCTCATGGGAACGCCGTGCTGCCCGGTCTTCTGACGGCCGAGCAATGCGATGCGCTCGCTGCGCTCTACTGCCGGGAAGAAGGCTATCGCACGCGGATCGTCATGGCTCGCCATGGATTCGGGCGCGGGGAGTACAAGTATTTCGCTTACCCGCTGCCACCGCTGCTCGACCAGCTGCGCCATGCGCTGTACCCCCGACTGGCGCCGATTGCCAATCGCTGGAACCTGCAGTTGGGCATCGACGTGCAGTACCCGGGCGACCTGGCCGCCTTCCTGCAGCGGTGTCACCAAGCCGGCCAGACCCGGCCGACACCGCTGATCCTTCAGTATGGCGAGGGCGACTACAACTGCCTTCACCAAGACCTCTACGGCGAGCATGTCTTTCCGCTGCAGGTGGTCATCCTGCTGTCGGAGCCTGGCAGGGATTTCTCCGGCGGCGAATTCGTCATGACGGAGATTTCGGCCCAGGGCCGGCGCGCGGACGTCGTTGCGCTACGCCAAGGGGATGCGGTGGTGTTCACCGTCAATCAACGGCCCGCCCCATCTTCCAGGCCAGGCCGGCGCGGCACCCGCAAGGTGGCCATGCGGCACGGCGTCAGCCGCATCCGCAGCGGCCAGCGCCACACCGTGGGCCTTATCTTTCACGACGCGAGGTGA
- a CDS encoding methylated-DNA--[protein]-cysteine S-methyltransferase, with product MKTHSISTFKYSFRAPGSQVQGPIRFAVGQTVLGKVIVGRSQRGICAIFLGEDAQALRDQLAAEFPTIELQADEDSLERELNQVIGFIDKDQSEGVVNLDIGGTAFQQKVWQALCGIPAGKTRSYGDVARDLGVPEAVRAVAGACAANVLAIAIPCHRVVRSDGSISGYRWGAERKRTLLAEEAAGRATASAA from the coding sequence ATGAAGACCCATTCCATTTCCACGTTCAAGTACAGCTTCCGTGCCCCGGGCAGCCAAGTGCAGGGCCCCATCCGGTTCGCCGTCGGCCAGACGGTGCTGGGCAAGGTGATTGTCGGCCGTAGCCAGCGCGGTATCTGCGCGATCTTCCTTGGCGAAGATGCACAGGCCCTGCGCGACCAGCTCGCAGCCGAATTCCCGACCATCGAGCTGCAAGCCGACGAGGATTCGCTAGAGCGAGAACTGAACCAGGTCATCGGCTTCATCGACAAGGACCAGTCCGAGGGCGTGGTCAATCTTGACATCGGTGGTACGGCGTTCCAGCAGAAAGTGTGGCAGGCGCTGTGCGGCATCCCGGCAGGCAAGACCCGCAGCTACGGCGATGTGGCACGCGATCTCGGTGTGCCGGAGGCCGTTCGCGCTGTGGCGGGCGCGTGCGCCGCCAATGTGCTGGCCATTGCCATTCCCTGCCATCGCGTGGTGCGCAGCGACGGCTCGATCTCCGGCTATCGCTGGGGTGCCGAGCGCAAGCGCACGCTGTTGGCCGAAGAGGCCGCCGGCAGGGCCACGGCGTCCGCGGCATGA
- a CDS encoding response regulator produces the protein MTNILIIDDHAMFRSGLRKVLQDVPDIGTVEETGEWREGLERLDAQPIDLLLLDINLPDRSGLDLLGVIHARFPALHIIMLSMYSEPQYALRALRNGAQGYVAKDMEVADLIAAIRSVRRGRKFVTPSIAESLLGNLQSLSSNPNPHTRLSARESQILRMIVGGDSLTAIAERLSINVKTVSTYRRRLLEKLGLGSNAQLVQYAVHNRLVD, from the coding sequence GCTGCAGGATGTGCCGGACATCGGCACCGTGGAGGAAACCGGCGAATGGCGCGAAGGCCTGGAGCGCCTGGACGCGCAGCCCATCGACCTGCTGCTGCTCGACATCAACCTGCCCGACCGCAGCGGGCTCGATCTGCTGGGCGTCATCCATGCACGCTTTCCGGCGCTGCACATCATCATGCTCAGCATGTACTCGGAGCCGCAGTACGCGCTGCGCGCGCTGCGCAACGGCGCGCAGGGCTACGTGGCCAAGGACATGGAAGTGGCCGACCTGATCGCCGCCATCCGCAGCGTGCGCCGGGGCCGCAAGTTCGTGACGCCCTCCATTGCCGAAAGCCTGCTCGGCAACCTGCAAAGCCTCAGCTCGAACCCCAACCCGCACACCCGCCTGTCCGCGCGCGAATCGCAGATCCTGCGCATGATCGTGGGCGGCGACTCGCTCACCGCGATCGCGGAGCGCCTGTCGATCAACGTCAAGACGGTCAGCACCTATCGCCGGCGCCTGCTCGAGAAGCTGGGCCTCGGCTCCAACGCCCAGCTCGTGCAGTACGCCGTGCACAACCGGCTGGTCGACTGA
- a CDS encoding DUF6351 family protein — MKPWKYFAACATGAVLIVACGGSDGPLVPGTNPPPSVTPATIALKVLSSPAQYVSGGDARIAVQAAKADQAQLELWLNGVKTTPSQLTSSDTGLEGLIAGLKIGDNNLEVRHATRGKVASLTLTNYPITGPMFAGPKQEPFVCSVLTDLGKEPLVDTADAKYYAVKDTGGNTIGYSKNCSIDSYVQYYYMPVGGTTQDHYLPLPADGSRPPNIAKTRLTDGRDVDFIIRWERGTINRFIYQYVMLAPFGEDPKKPDLGLWNKRLVYHFQGGVGFGHYQGGPDKRAGLPYVIGKGYAIAYSTGNRTGEHYDMIVGGETAMMTKEGFIKRYGVPSYTVGLGASGGGIQQYLYPQNHPGLIDAAIAQQPYPDMVGQIPHVGDCELLEYYMDVTDRLNTKWQTTKNRTWLVGMNAEDSVANPYKPFEAAVNAIAGGPRVSFAPGSTECRKAWQGLTAGAMNPKFDADNILGQAAARMGNLSAFGDIPFSHYDDVRNVYGTGPDGYPRSTWDNVGVQYGLQSMKSGKITPAEFLDLNFKIGGWKQMSEMVAEGFPYNGTSGAEQNKAASIPGYFDPWGSRNMNRWNPAAPGTPAPRTHGDMEAIKAMYNSGLVFKGKTEIPTIDWHPYLEHKLNMHNVHQSFAIRKRIQAKMGNADHQAIWFTETRGAASDFDQVPMAMEVIDEWITNIRANPGRSVAANRPTRGVDSCFDKDGVLMSKGSGVWDGVLDNKPQGACTQAFQMYTTSRIVAGGPIEGGNFKCSLKPVSKALTDGTYGSWTPALADIQKLNAIFPEGVCDFSKPDQSQL, encoded by the coding sequence ATGAAACCATGGAAATATTTCGCAGCCTGTGCCACCGGCGCAGTGCTGATCGTGGCCTGCGGCGGCAGCGACGGCCCGCTGGTCCCCGGCACCAACCCGCCGCCCAGCGTCACGCCGGCCACCATCGCCTTGAAGGTGCTGTCCAGCCCGGCGCAGTACGTGTCGGGCGGTGACGCCCGCATCGCCGTGCAGGCCGCCAAGGCCGACCAGGCCCAGCTCGAGCTGTGGCTCAACGGCGTGAAAACCACTCCGTCGCAACTCACCTCCAGCGACACCGGCCTTGAAGGCCTGATCGCCGGCCTCAAGATCGGCGACAACAACCTGGAAGTGCGCCACGCCACGCGCGGCAAGGTGGCCTCGCTCACGCTCACCAACTACCCCATCACCGGCCCGATGTTCGCCGGCCCCAAGCAGGAGCCCTTCGTCTGCTCGGTGCTCACCGACCTGGGCAAGGAGCCGCTGGTCGACACCGCCGACGCCAAGTACTACGCCGTCAAGGACACCGGCGGCAACACCATCGGCTACAGCAAGAACTGCTCGATCGACTCCTACGTGCAGTACTACTACATGCCGGTGGGCGGCACCACGCAGGACCACTACCTGCCCCTGCCCGCCGACGGCTCGCGCCCGCCCAACATCGCCAAGACCAGGCTGACCGACGGCCGCGATGTGGACTTCATCATTCGCTGGGAGCGCGGCACCATCAACCGCTTCATCTACCAGTACGTGATGCTGGCGCCCTTCGGCGAAGATCCGAAGAAGCCCGACCTCGGCCTGTGGAACAAGCGCCTGGTCTACCACTTCCAGGGCGGCGTGGGCTTCGGCCACTACCAGGGCGGCCCCGACAAGCGCGCCGGCCTGCCCTACGTGATCGGCAAGGGCTACGCCATCGCCTACTCCACCGGCAACCGCACGGGTGAGCACTACGACATGATCGTCGGCGGCGAGACCGCGATGATGACCAAGGAAGGCTTCATCAAACGCTATGGCGTGCCCAGCTACACCGTGGGCCTGGGCGCCTCGGGCGGCGGCATCCAGCAGTACCTGTACCCGCAGAACCACCCGGGCCTGATCGACGCGGCCATCGCGCAGCAGCCCTACCCCGATATGGTGGGCCAGATCCCGCACGTGGGCGACTGCGAGCTGCTCGAGTACTACATGGACGTGACCGATCGGCTCAACACCAAGTGGCAGACCACCAAGAACCGTACCTGGCTCGTCGGCATGAACGCCGAGGACTCGGTGGCCAACCCCTACAAGCCATTTGAAGCCGCGGTCAACGCCATCGCAGGCGGCCCGCGCGTCTCGTTCGCGCCCGGCTCCACCGAATGCCGCAAGGCCTGGCAGGGCCTGACCGCCGGCGCGATGAATCCCAAGTTCGACGCCGACAACATCCTGGGCCAGGCTGCCGCCCGCATGGGCAACCTCAGTGCCTTCGGCGACATTCCGTTCAGCCACTACGACGACGTGCGCAATGTGTACGGCACCGGTCCCGACGGCTACCCGCGCTCCACCTGGGACAACGTGGGCGTGCAATACGGCCTGCAGTCGATGAAGAGCGGCAAGATCACGCCGGCAGAATTCCTGGACCTGAACTTCAAGATCGGGGGCTGGAAACAGATGAGCGAGATGGTGGCCGAGGGCTTCCCCTACAACGGCACGTCCGGCGCCGAGCAGAACAAGGCCGCCTCCATCCCTGGCTACTTCGACCCCTGGGGCAGCCGCAACATGAACCGCTGGAACCCGGCCGCGCCGGGCACGCCGGCACCGCGCACCCACGGCGACATGGAGGCCATCAAGGCCATGTACAACTCCGGGCTGGTGTTCAAGGGCAAAACCGAGATCCCCACCATCGACTGGCACCCCTACCTGGAGCACAAGCTCAACATGCACAACGTGCACCAGTCGTTCGCGATCCGCAAGCGCATCCAGGCCAAGATGGGCAACGCCGACCACCAGGCCATCTGGTTCACCGAGACGCGCGGCGCCGCCAGCGATTTCGACCAGGTCCCGATGGCGATGGAAGTCATTGACGAATGGATCACCAACATCCGCGCCAATCCCGGCCGCAGCGTGGCCGCCAACCGCCCCACCCGCGGCGTGGACAGCTGCTTCGACAAGGACGGCGTGCTGATGTCCAAGGGCTCCGGCGTCTGGGACGGCGTGCTCGACAACAAGCCCCAGGGCGCCTGCACCCAGGCCTTCCAGATGTACACCACCTCGCGCATCGTGGCAGGCGGGCCTATCGAAGGCGGCAACTTCAAGTGCTCGCTCAAGCCGGTCAGCAAGGCGCTAACGGACGGCACCTACGGCAGCTGGACGCCGGCGCTGGCCGACATCCAGAAGCTCAACGCCATCTTCCCGGAAGGCGTGTGCGATTTCAGCAAGCCGGACCAGAGCCAGCTCTGA